In the genome of Chitinivibrionales bacterium, one region contains:
- a CDS encoding DUF4404 family protein, with translation MNNFILKEHLEHLHEELQTIDAVDEESKTLLAEIQADVRTLLAHKGATPSPHHAPIKERLAESARHFDSSHPTLAATIRTVVNALNNMGI, from the coding sequence ATGAACAACTTCATCCTCAAAGAACACCTCGAGCACCTGCACGAGGAGCTCCAGACCATCGACGCTGTCGACGAGGAATCGAAAACGCTGCTCGCGGAAATCCAGGCCGACGTCAGGACGCTCCTGGCGCACAAGGGCGCCACGCCGTCGCCGCATCACGCGCCGATCAAGGAGCGGCTCGCCGAGAGCGCGCGGCATTTCGATTCGTCGCACCCGACGCTCGCGGCGACGATCAGGACCGTGGTGAACGCGCTTAACAATATGGGAATTTGA